The window GGTAAAACTTTTCCATACTTCGAGCAGTGTGTCAGCTCTTACTACGCTTTCCCTCCTTTTTAATCCAGGCTCCCAGTTGCTGCAGGAGCTAAAGAAGATGGATGACAAGGCCCTACTGGTGGAGGTCCAGCTGCTGGAGAGTAAGACGTATCACGCGCTCAGTAATCTGCCCAAGGCCCGTGCTGCCCTCACCTCTGCCAGGACGACCGCCAACGCCATCTACTGCCCCCCGAAACTACAAGCAGCTTTAGACATGCAGTCAGGTACCACGTAGAACGGATAAGTAGCTAATCTATACAATTACGTGAACTTGATATTCACGTGAGTGTGTTTGGATGTGCTTCCAGGGATCACCCACGCGGCAGAGGAGAAAGACTGGAAGACGGCGTACTCCTACTTCTATGAGGCCTTTGAGGGCTACGACTCCATTGATAGCCCACGAGCCATCACAGCTCTCAAATACATGCTGCTCTGCAAAATAATGCTCAATGCGTAAGTCGTAGCATGACTGGCAATCTTTAAGCTTTTTAACTTTAACATAAAGTTTAAggcattaaattaaattcagtgtCACTTCACAAGAGCCCATAGTTGGCATCTGTTCTTATTTACAGGCTTCGTATTGTTCCTTTTTCAGACCCGAGGATGTTCAGGCGCTCATCGGCGGCAAGCTAGCTCTGCGGTACGCTGGCAGACAGGTATCAGTCTTCATTCCAAAGTGTTtctttcatttaaatttttgaGATGAGCAGATATGTCCTAGCTTGGCTGCAGAAGGGCCTGTCAAGCTTCTAAACTCCAAGCGAAACTCATTATTCTTTTAGCATTTCCAAAGCCCAAAGAGTAAAtgtgttttcacacatgcaatCCAGTCATGAAATGTTGTTGACGTTCTAGAAGGGTGGTGTGAGAAAGCAAAAGTCCGCAGCTTTGGAAATTACGCCTGCACTGCTTTGACCTTTCAGGTATCATATTCATCCAGGTAGGACTGGGCGATAAAACGATAGCTATCGAGGAATAACTTTTCCTTGAAAGAGATATGAAACATGGTCGATATACTTTTCAATAGATTGCATTtgtccatcttttgacagacaataCGAATGTCCAATGACAACGAGAGTTGCGCCACGCTAaaccaatcacgtggctggaatagagccatgccagcagctagtcGTGGCGTGTTTGCAGCCGtataatattttatatttttatatttaaaaaataaaatgagtgCTCCCTTGGAAGAGACGACAGAAGACACAGCCCAAGAAACAGAGTAGTGTGCACTGCAAATTATGTCGAGCACATGTTCCGACAAAGACAGGGAATACCACTAATCTTTTTCAACACCTGAAGCAGCACCAACCATTTGAGCGCGGAGAATGCAAACTTTTTTTGAGTAGTTGACCGAACCGATATAGGATTTTAATTTGAAAGACCTGttctgtatttatctgaaaCACTTGTACAGTTTCACATGTCACGTTCaactttgacagaaaataaatattgaatTAAAAATGAACCTTCTGATATCATCAAATCTTAATTAAGAGTAACAGGGAACatttaaaattcacaaaatagtgatttgttttatattgtgatatatatcgatattgttagcccgattctttcattggaagcccaagaacaagctggagaaatcttaagttaaacaaagtatttattagtggtcacatgtgaagtatagcagcgctggactcggagtgacagagctctcgcatgaaatccgtcagaccgagccccgatatccgcaaacattttatatttatatttacctttatctcacagaggttgtacttacactcGTCCAAATATAATTGGACAGTTGTTAGTGacgtgagcaggccatccatcgtcttcgtcatgttctttggataagATAAACAGTCTTGGACCATTTAAGATCATATATTGTGTAttatgagcagagtggaaaagtacaaaataggatgagcagagtggaaaagtacaaaattGGAACATGGATTATTTAATAtgaattcataatgtctaagaacaaagccaattataacagaTATCGActgatattaaaaaaatatatatcgtGATATGACTTTTTCCCGTATCGCGCAGCCCTACATCCAAGCTTagttatttatctttttcttaatttaaagaCACCCAGACCAATAAGGCTTCTGAACTTGAATATGTTGTGTTTACTCTACACGTACTGTAAATATTTGTTTGCAAAACTTTCTAAGTTTAATCAATTTTTTAAAATTACATTGCACACCTTTACTTTATGTGAATGATACATTCTATTTCTCTAATGATGTCCCCACATGGTACTGCTTTTGGGCTTCGTTTCCTGTCAAAAGGCAACATGGGAAGTAAAGGAAGTCTTCACAGCTTTCCTAGATAACGAATGGAGCAAAGACAGCTCCCTAAAGACTTGTCAAATCTTCCTGATTCATTTGTCAGTTAGCATTAATAAGAACAAGCTTTGGTGTTACATCTCACTGTGGTATACGTCTGTCTCTGATATCGTTACATCCCACTGGGTTTTGGTGTACCATTTAGGAATGAGAGCTCTCTACAGTTAAATTAGTTAAACGCATACAGCTGCTTTCATTAATGCGCCACAACGTTTATACCAACTGCTTTGGTTTTAGCTGAGAAGAGCTCGCCACAACACTACTCTGAAACACTAACCGCGTGTCAGCGTTTACCACAGAACTCTGATGCTGATTCAATGTTTGTTGAGTTTAAACGCTGTCCTCAGCCAAGGTAATGGTTTAAATTCAACAAACTCTCATATTAACAGTTTGAACTTGAATTCATCAGTGCCGTGACACTGAGTGGTTGGAGTAACTGGCGTGAAATGGTCCTCAGTCAAAGTCACGGCCATGCTTTGATCTGTTCAACATGTTCACCTTGAACAGCAGATACCAGAAGGTGGAGCTCCCTCTTTAGCTTTGAGGGGCTGCTGCTGCACCACAGGCTCTTATCCACTCTCACCTTCCCACCTCTCATCTTCGTCAGCTCGGTGTATATTTCCAGTAAAGTCTTCAGTCTATTCCATGTGCAGAGACCGGCGCCCTTTAATTCAATCCAGCTTTATTTGTATAGCGCCAAAtcgcaacaaatgtcatctcaaggcacttcaaagacacaCAGTCTAATTCAAGCCAAGTAGAAAGCAATTCCAAAttggtccaattcatacagagccaattttACAAAAAGTcgcccagctaaggaaaccaacagattggatTGCAGTTTCGTTGCAATCCTGAGCGTGCACAAGGCGacagtggagagaaaaaactccttttaacaggaagaaaactTTTCCTGttacaaatgttaaaaaattcCTGTTTCCTTCAGGGAAAGACTGATCTGACATCACTACCTTTTGATAGTGCAACATAAACAATAATGGTGGTCTACAAGTGACTACAAATATTTCTGTAATACtataaaaacaaagacaacGAGAGTCTGTCAAGTTTTGCATTTGTGTAACTGAGTCCAACTTTAATCTACCAAGCCTGCAGGTCATATTTTTTGGGGTTCCATATTCTTCTACCTGAATTAACTACGGATACACAATACACCCTTTATTACTTTATGTTTCGAAaggtttaaatatttttttgtgtagATAAATGGAGATAAATATccatatttggaaaaaaaaatctttcttctttttaaagttttagttTTAAAGTTTTTCAGAGCAACATCATATATGTAGCAGCTCGGTGCACTTTTCACTGGGTTTTAGTTTTAAATCAGTCAAAGTTAAGTTACTTCAGTCTTCAAAATGTACAAATGCCGAGCAAAATAAAAGCTGAAATCAACAGGGTTAATTCTAACTTATTCTGTAAAACTGCCTCAGTGTTTATGCAAACTACAGAATTTGGTTTAGCAGCAGGAATTTCACTATGATCATTTACACTGCCTGGCAAAATAGAAAACATGTTACCTGGATTTAACCAAGCAAATAGTAACAACCACCCTATTGGAAAAGTACTGCTGTGATCAATAGTTGGGGAACCGTGTTACTGTTGCAGAAGTGTCAAATTATTCGTCTGCGTCAAGCACTACAAAAACTTGGCATCATGTTTGACATTGAAATGTGTTCAATCTTGAATAATTGTGATCACTGCCACGTGCACAATGTGAAAACAACTCAACATGTTGGAACTAATCAACTATGTAGCCTTATGAAACTTTAGCTGAGAAGTTAGTGGAAAAAAGGCCCTCAGTTTGCTCGGAGGCAAAAGATTGGACCGTGGAGCAGTGGAAAAGAGTCGTGTGGTCTGCTCAGGACTCGTACCTGCTCTAGAAGCCTGATTTTAGCGCCGGTCTACTGTCTGAGATTTTGGTGCGTGTGAAAGGGTCGTCATTTCCTCATTTGGATTGGCCCCCAGAGCACACACCTGAACCCTGTTGAGAATCTTTGAGTGCCCACAGGAGTCCGAATCTCCCATAATCAATACAAGCTCTTTTCTGGGGTCAGTGGGCTGCTTTCTGCTTAGTTCAGCCTTTCACTGCAGTCTTGCAtgaacattcattcattcattcagtcatgtctttttctttttcatgacaGACAGACTCCCTGAAATGTGTCGCACAAGCCAGCAAGAACCGGTCCCTCGCAGATTTTGAAAAGGTTAGTTCCTTTTTGTTGCTGTGGAcaaatttaaaactgctgtgatttaAATAATGtcatcttttttaaatttaattgaattttttttacctATTTTTAATGGCATTTTAGCTTTTAGTCTCATTTATTGTTTACAAATGTCCACTCCACAACCGTCTTAAGGCTCTAACAGAGTACAAAGCAGAGTTGAGGGATGACCCCATCATCAGCACCCACCTGACAAAGCTGTATGACAACCTGCTGGAGCAGAACCTCATCAGGGTCATCGAGCCTTTCTCCAGGGTTCAGGTGATCTTCTCCAGATATTTTCGATTGAATCGTTCAGATTTATATATCAGTTACTGATGTGCTTATCACTCTGCTTGTGTGTCTTGTCTCGAACAGATTGCGCACATCTCCTCCCTCATTAAACTCCCTAAGGTGAGCTTTTAGTCCTGTTGTACTCTATTTGCACACTGCAAACTGCCTATTTTATATAGTTCTTCTGGTTTTTCCCTGTGAAATGGCTTCAGTCCGATTGTGTGTCTCTTGCAGCGAGACGTGGAGAGGAAATTATCCCAGATGATTCTGGATAAGAAGTTTCACGGTATGTGTAAACACTACGCAAAAAGGCAGATGTTGTTTTGCTCTAAATGCTCGTGTCTGTTGGTGttttcagcagctttttacagGTTGCTCTCTTATCGGTTTATCCACCCTCCTGATGTCATCCTTTGTGCCCGACAGGTATTTTGGACCAAGGTGAAGGAGTGCTGATTGTCTTTGACGAGCCAGTGGTGGACAAGACGTACGAGGCAGCACTGGAGACCATTCAAAACATGAGCAAGGTGGTCGACTCGCTTTACAACAAAGCAAAGAAGCTCACATAAGGTATCACCCATTTTCTTTAACTTTATTTGGACCTCCAAAAGAAATTGCTATTTGTAAATCGTTAATCTGGTGTTATTGTGGTGCTTCCAGAAGAACCTATCTGAATTTATGCAAATATTGACCACATTAGGAAGTGAGTTTTTGATAATTGGATAAGACAGAGCATTTTAGAGGATAAGGTTAATGGTGTTCTCTATATTTCCATCAGAAAATACCTTTAACAGAAACTAATCCAGGAGCCAGACCTTTCGTGGTTCACATGTTTCTAAAGCTCTTTCATGTTGAAGTGACATTTGTCACGTTTCCTTTAATGGAGCTTCTGTTTCATTCAGAGTAACTGTTTATATTTACTTTTCACATTAGATTGGACAGCAAGGTGTAACATATTGATTCTTCCAGAGTTCCAGTTTTCTCACAACATGTATTCTCACCATAACatttcatgtttccatgttagacaaacatttaaaaaaatatggaGCAGCAATACTTTCACATGACTCAACGGTCATTGTTAGACTCATTGAGGTTTAATTGAactatagccgcattcggacagagcagttctaagaacgcagttttgcattcgcacatgagtcgtgaccatgatagggactgatgtgacgcaaccgtctgcgacagtgacgtgttacttaagcgccacactcaacaacaaaacaaagcccGCGataagtaaggagagaagaaaaaaacaccaccaagacgcTAATATGGAGaacggggaggccaccgtgttcatggtctgcttgatggtaatattaatcatggacgatcacatcgggtgTTTAACATCGCGGCTGGAAGAGCATacagagtcaggagacgaagaatCGAGCGGCAGGCGATACtgcttcgtttcatgaaggaaggaaggaaggagagcagagtgccgcagacaaaggagaccacgtgcaagtttaacttattaaacacacgCCGGTTGTGTCcatgtcgtatgagtaaacactTCAGTCGTTATTCTACTGTTTACATTGAGCAGATTAGGAACATGAAGAAGcggaaatctgacaaggggcgtagctaccaaccaccaaacacctacgtcatatgtgttcctatggaacccaTAAAAGTCCCAGCCTCGgaaaaggagctaaaatggttataggaactgagggccgtggtccctagttcctgtatgtccgaatgcgggaaaaaacggccctatTCCTGAAAAACCTTTAGGAACTGCAAAAGgatcctacagtgggaatgtgcCTTATATTAACAGCATGGCTGTTGTCAACTCAAGAAAacacgtgattttttttttttttttttttttgttaacttcCCCCGAGGACAAACTTCTCGCTTTTTGTCAGACCTGCCGCATGACAACACAAAACTCTGCAAATAAAATACTGACGTAAAACCAGAGAGCAGaagctccagctccagctcagtaactttgaaacttttttttttttttcattagttGGGTTCAGATGATGTGAAAACGGACCAGGATCTGCCGTTCGTTATCATTTGTGTCGGTTTAGTAGCGTGCTCTGTCCGATCATTAACGTCCCTCCACTGTGGGTAAGTTCTTAAATGTGACTGCAGCAGTTCACACTTGTTGTGTTGTAAATCAGACACGTGTTACTTGGTCtgactaaggctacggctacacgaaaatgaaacaaggggtttttttgaaaacgggtacgaaaattattgcgaccacacaggaaagcttctgtaaagaatcaggtccagatggaaacgatgaaaacgctgaaaacgatgcagtacacacgccacacctctaggtgcgctgtaagctacccccaccggttacaccagaacaatagaagaagcaatgcgtgtacgcccctacttctaccagcgcgaagctcacgttgttccttcaacaacgccgctgtacttagcagtgtctgcagcagtgctgctatcaatgttgtggggtccatgatgatcgctgtctgtccttgttgtgttgtcttcttcttccggattttgaatggaagccgctttttgttctggtcactgacgtatgtgtatacgtcactggcatTGGCCATGTGACtttgacgcagatgtaaacaaatccgttctggctgtaacaatggaaacgaaacgacagCGTTcttagatcttcccactctggaacccgttctccaaaaatatcgttttggggtactgggaacgccggctccatgtggccgcgacagccaaacgataagcaaaaatagcggttacagtgaaaaaccTTACCGTGTAACCAGACCCTAAGAGGCATGAGAGTTTGGATTCACattgttgtgattttttttcatctttttttttttttttttttttttagctgaaatgaaagaagattataacatttaaaacacagtaaaaacaGATGGAAAATACTTCCTCTAATGCGTAAACAAATGTACATCCTTCCTTCAGGTGTCTTCCTAAAGGTGagtacttcttctactgaattacaaaCACAAGTATCGTAGCCTACATCGCTACCCTCTGTCGACGCTACGCAGCCTAGTTTAATGACTTCAGGCCAGTCGGTGGAAACGTGTCTGGTTCACATTGTCGGGGAAACATTTCACTGCTCCCGGTGGACTCTCTACTGACCTGTGCAGCAGGAGCAGAGAAGTCCCAGATTGTGGTTGTGCAAAAACTTTGTATCTTTCAGTAAAATCCTTTTTTGCCCTCAGAGAGAACGGGACTATCTGTCATCCTGACCGGAGTGACGTGGGCCAGTCGGATCCCTGTCGATTGCTCACCTTATTCCGGGAGGGACGAGGGGAGGACGATGAGGAGATTACAAACACTCAACAACCCAGCAAGCAAATAAACCAGCCGTTGAAACGAGGCTGACTCAACAGAACAAGAATCTGACAGGGTGGACTCCTCCATCTGCCCTCTGctctcctccctccttcctGTCAATGTCTCTTCCTTCTTCTCTGATTGGGGTTTATCAGCCACACAGTGGCCTTCCCCCCCACCATGTGGACCAATCCTGGCACTCTACCcttcttttcttcctccttgTTTCTACTGTATGTAAAATTGGACATGCCTTTttcctctattttttttatttttatttttctccctcCCCCCAGTTTCTCTCTGCACTGGCCATCAGGGAATGTTGTAATATAACAATAAAGAATACATATATAGTACTTATACATACATGTATCATAAAAAAACCGTTGTTGAGTCTGTTGTCGGAGCAGGGGGGAGGCTGGTTGGTCGCTCTCTACCTGCTCTGTTCACTTTGCCAACTGGCCCTGAAACTGaatgtttgcattttttttttctgcagttgTAAAAAACACATCCTAGGTCTcccggaaaaaaaaacagaatttcgAAACTGAAGGGCATCAGAACAATCCCTCCTCACAGCCTCGTCCTGAGTGCTGCCCACCTTTATATCCCCACCCTGACTGTTGTCACACTCACTCACAAGACATCCTGGGATCGTGGACCATACAGGGAACTGCTCTTTTGTCCACTCGGGACCACGGGAGTTCCTCCCCCTCTGCACTCCCACTACCTGTTTGTATATAACATTGCCAAGCGCCTCTGTTCATCCAAGGCCTGATCTACTCACACTGTCCCCTTTTTTTATAACGTGTAAGAAAAGAATAAACTTCACCGCTGAGAGCTCGGACGGTCACACAAAGTGCTTTTGAGGCTGTGTTGTGAGATATGAGTCAGTTGtgtataaaaaaggaaaagaaaaaaaaaaggcaggttTTTCTGAAGAAAATCAAGCTGTAAATTTCTTGGAACTTAATTTTGCAAGGACTGGATGATTTACCATATATGACATAGAGAAAGAGAaatgctaataaaaaaaaaatgaaacctgcaagttgtgattttttttatttatttatttattttttaaatgattttttaaatgctgaaaaatgtgttgtttttttttcttctatttggCCTCAGTCATTCTCACTGCTTGTATTGTGTGCCTCATTTCAAAGTATTAATAATGAGGTCAGCAGCAATCCTACGGTGTCATTTTCCCAGTGTTCACTCGCCACTAATTATACGTAAgacctagcctggctgacgcgtccacatctcgatgagatggtggtctgggaactaggtgtgcattttctcgtatttgaggcgtggtttacgaatgcctagagccgtttattgggcgatacgaatgtctatcaaatggcatctggttcttcccatgctgctttgcgtgcgattcatagccaattgtatcacttataccagatgacgtatgtagagagACAGAAATTTGACGTggaaatacatccttcttggcaatgaaatctttcaacgccaaacgttgctcttttttaaaagtaaacttgcgttctaagctacctaaaacactttctaaggctgcatcgaacagtaac is drawn from Odontesthes bonariensis isolate fOdoBon6 chromosome 21, fOdoBon6.hap1, whole genome shotgun sequence and contains these coding sequences:
- the LOC142370740 gene encoding 26S proteasome non-ATPase regulatory subunit 11A; protein product: MAAAAVAEFQRAQSLLGTDRNASIDILHSIVKRDIQDSDEEAVRVKEQSILELGGLLAKTGQAAELGGLLKYVRPFLNSISKAKAARLVRSLLDLFLDMEAATGQEVDLCLECIEWAKAEKRTFLRQALEARLISLYFDTKCYQEALQLGSQLLQELKKMDDKALLVEVQLLESKTYHALSNLPKARAALTSARTTANAIYCPPKLQAALDMQSGITHAAEEKDWKTAYSYFYEAFEGYDSIDSPRAITALKYMLLCKIMLNAPEDVQALIGGKLALRYAGRQTDSLKCVAQASKNRSLADFEKALTEYKAELRDDPIISTHLTKLYDNLLEQNLIRVIEPFSRVQIAHISSLIKLPKRDVERKLSQMILDKKFHGILDQGEGVLIVFDEPVVDKTYEAALETIQNMSKVVDSLYNKAKKLT